Proteins encoded by one window of Dietzia sp. B32:
- a CDS encoding HAD family phosphatase, whose protein sequence is MNHDGVDAVLFDLDGVITPTAEKHMQAWNRMFTEYFDARGIDPYSDEDYFRYIDGKPRVEGIASMLAARGLTLPEGDDDDGPDADTVHGLGLRKNVIFRELLDQGIEAYPGSVAYLDALDAAGIASCVVSSSKNAEAVLTAAGLRDRFEVIVDGLVAAADLIPGKPRPDTYLRGAELLGVPADRCVVIEDAVSGVQAGAAGGFARVVGVDRGAGRETLLAEGADLVVVDLAELIPGLTETNR, encoded by the coding sequence ATGAACCATGACGGTGTGGACGCCGTGCTCTTCGACCTGGACGGGGTCATCACCCCCACGGCGGAGAAGCACATGCAGGCGTGGAACCGGATGTTCACCGAGTACTTCGACGCCCGCGGGATCGACCCGTACTCGGACGAGGACTACTTCCGCTACATAGACGGCAAACCGCGGGTGGAGGGCATCGCGTCGATGCTCGCCGCGCGGGGACTCACCCTCCCCGAGGGCGACGACGACGACGGCCCGGACGCCGACACCGTGCACGGGCTGGGTCTGCGCAAGAACGTCATTTTCCGTGAGCTGCTCGACCAGGGCATCGAGGCCTACCCCGGGTCGGTGGCCTACCTCGACGCCCTCGACGCCGCCGGCATCGCTTCCTGCGTGGTCTCCAGCTCCAAGAACGCCGAGGCCGTGCTCACCGCGGCCGGACTGCGGGACCGGTTCGAGGTGATCGTCGACGGTCTCGTCGCGGCCGCCGATTTGATCCCCGGCAAGCCCCGCCCCGACACGTACCTGCGGGGAGCCGAGCTGCTCGGTGTGCCCGCGGACCGCTGCGTGGTGATCGAGGACGCCGTCTCCGGTGTGCAGGCCGGCGCCGCCGGCGGGTTCGCCCGGGTGGTCGGCGTGGACCGCGGGGCCGGGCGTGAGACCCTGCTCGCCGAGGGCGCCGACCTCGTCGTCGTCGACCTGGCCGAGCTCATCCCCGGACTGACGGAGACGAACCGGTGA
- the lpdA gene encoding dihydrolipoyl dehydrogenase: MADTHYDLIVLGAGPGGYVAAIRASQLGLKVAVVEEKYWGGVCLNVGCIPSKALLRNAELANTVLRDAKTFGISGDVSFDYGAAFDRSRKVSDSIVKGVHFLMKKNKITEIDGYGKFVDAKTIEVDGTEYTFDNCIIATGSVVKTLPGIELSENVVSYEEQILSRDLPKSIVIVGAGAIGMEFAYVMANYDVDVTIIEFMDRLLPNEDEEVSKEIAKHYKKLGVKVLTGHKTTKVTDNGDSVEVEVEKKGDEGNSQTLTVDKVLMAVGFAPRVEGFGLENTGVELTDRGAIDIDDNMRTNVDGIYALGDVTAKLQLAHVAEAQGVVAAETMAGAETQTLGDYRMMPRATFCQPQVASFGLTEAQAKDEGYDVKVGKFPFSANGKAHGLGHATGFVKVVADGTHGELLGAHLIGPDVSELLPELTLAQMWDLTAEDIARNVHTHPTLSEAMKEAVEGVGGHMINL; the protein is encoded by the coding sequence GTGGCTGACACTCATTACGATCTCATCGTCCTCGGCGCGGGCCCCGGTGGCTACGTCGCCGCCATCCGCGCCTCGCAGCTCGGCCTCAAGGTGGCCGTCGTCGAGGAGAAGTACTGGGGCGGCGTATGCCTCAACGTGGGGTGCATCCCCTCCAAGGCCCTTCTGCGCAACGCGGAGTTGGCCAACACGGTCCTGCGCGACGCGAAGACCTTCGGCATCTCCGGAGACGTCTCCTTCGACTACGGCGCCGCCTTCGACCGCAGCCGCAAGGTCTCGGACAGCATCGTCAAGGGCGTCCACTTCCTGATGAAGAAGAATAAGATCACGGAGATCGACGGCTACGGCAAGTTCGTCGACGCCAAGACGATCGAGGTCGATGGCACGGAGTACACGTTCGATAACTGCATCATCGCCACCGGGTCGGTGGTCAAGACCCTGCCCGGCATCGAGCTGAGCGAGAACGTGGTGAGCTACGAGGAGCAGATCCTCTCCCGCGACCTGCCGAAGTCGATCGTGATCGTGGGGGCCGGCGCGATCGGTATGGAGTTCGCCTACGTCATGGCCAACTACGACGTCGACGTGACGATCATCGAGTTCATGGACCGCCTCCTGCCGAACGAGGACGAGGAGGTCTCCAAGGAGATCGCCAAGCACTACAAGAAGCTCGGTGTGAAGGTCCTGACCGGTCACAAGACGACCAAGGTCACCGACAACGGCGACTCCGTCGAGGTCGAGGTGGAGAAGAAGGGCGACGAGGGCAATTCCCAGACCCTGACCGTGGACAAGGTGCTCATGGCCGTCGGGTTCGCCCCGCGCGTCGAGGGCTTCGGACTGGAGAACACCGGCGTCGAGCTCACCGACCGCGGCGCGATCGACATCGACGACAACATGCGGACCAACGTCGACGGCATCTACGCGCTCGGCGACGTCACGGCCAAGCTGCAGCTGGCGCACGTCGCCGAGGCCCAGGGCGTGGTGGCGGCCGAGACGATGGCCGGCGCCGAGACCCAGACGCTGGGCGACTACCGCATGATGCCGCGCGCCACGTTCTGCCAGCCGCAGGTCGCCTCGTTCGGGCTGACCGAGGCCCAGGCGAAGGACGAGGGCTACGACGTCAAGGTCGGCAAGTTCCCGTTCTCCGCCAACGGCAAGGCCCACGGACTCGGCCATGCGACCGGATTTGTCAAGGTCGTCGCCGACGGCACCCACGGCGAGCTGCTGGGCGCCCACCTCATCGGCCCCGACGTCTCCGAGCTGCTGCCCGAGCTGACCCTGGCGCAGATGTGGGATCTCACCGCCGAGGACATCGCCCGGAACGTGCACACCCACCCGACGCTGTCCGAGGCCATGAAGGAGGCCGTCGAGGGCGTCGGCGGCCACATGATCAACCTCTGA
- a CDS encoding prolyl oligopeptidase family protein, with product MTDTVIPDPHLHLEAVDSPDALGWVRERSEQTVADLAGGEHAEAAHSRALEILDATDRIAWPVLRGRYAYTLWKDGDHPRGLWRRVPWTVLTDGAPGVDHPAWETLVDVGALADEEGVSWVYSGTVVRRPADDRALLRLSRGGADAVEVREYDLTERRFVPASEGGFHLPEAKCSVSWVDRDTVLLTAPLDPAGSDATDSGYARVVRLWRRGTDPVQAPAIFEGRTDDVAVGASHDPVTGRFLASRAPDFHTSQEVFWTPGADPRSTPPRAVPVPEDCDVTSCGDWLLLRPRTDLEIAGDSHPGGSVLVVRWAAVDADPERLPEPVVLFSPTPSTTVEDITWGRGRILLTVLDDTESRIDAYAIPHDAEGEWTPLPVDGLPDHVSVDVLSCDRLSGIDDPASAAGDLAAPGSGSGRPHPDDAVLAVSGPVVPPSLVLLRADGSTTTLGSTPHRFDTSGIEVTRHTAVSDDGTEVPYTVMRGPGPDGPRPTILYGYGGFEVSMRPAYAALRGALWLEEGGVYVVAGIRGGGEYGPSWHRAAVRENRPRAFEDFASVARALVETGVTTRDQLGATGGSNGGLLMGVMLTRYPELFGALAIAVPLLDMKRYHLLLAGASWMAEYGDPDSADWDDFLGAYSPYQQIRPASEVRYPPVLMTTSTRDDRVHPGHARKMTAALEAAGHDVRYYENIEGGHAGAADNSQEARKAVLTYEFFRRRLPRRRPDLG from the coding sequence ATGACCGACACCGTGATCCCCGACCCCCATCTCCACCTCGAGGCCGTCGACTCCCCCGACGCTCTCGGGTGGGTGCGCGAGCGCAGCGAACAGACGGTCGCCGACCTCGCGGGCGGCGAGCACGCCGAGGCCGCGCACTCCCGGGCACTGGAGATCCTCGACGCCACCGACCGGATCGCGTGGCCCGTCCTGCGCGGCCGCTACGCGTACACGTTGTGGAAGGACGGGGACCACCCCCGCGGGCTGTGGCGCCGGGTGCCGTGGACCGTACTGACCGACGGCGCGCCGGGGGTCGACCACCCGGCGTGGGAGACGCTCGTCGACGTGGGGGCCCTCGCCGACGAGGAGGGCGTCAGCTGGGTGTACTCCGGCACCGTCGTACGACGCCCCGCCGACGACCGGGCGCTCCTGCGGCTGTCCCGCGGTGGCGCGGACGCCGTGGAGGTCCGCGAGTACGACCTCACCGAGCGCCGGTTCGTCCCCGCGTCCGAGGGCGGGTTCCACCTGCCCGAGGCGAAGTGCTCGGTGTCCTGGGTGGACCGCGACACCGTGCTGCTCACCGCGCCACTGGACCCGGCCGGCTCCGACGCCACCGATTCGGGTTATGCGCGCGTGGTCCGACTGTGGCGGCGCGGGACCGATCCCGTCCAGGCGCCCGCGATCTTCGAGGGCCGCACCGACGACGTCGCGGTGGGGGCCTCGCACGATCCGGTCACCGGCAGGTTCCTCGCGAGCCGGGCCCCGGACTTCCACACCTCACAGGAGGTCTTCTGGACCCCGGGCGCCGATCCCCGCTCCACCCCACCCCGTGCGGTCCCCGTGCCCGAGGACTGCGACGTCACCTCGTGCGGCGACTGGCTGCTGCTCCGCCCCCGCACCGACCTCGAGATCGCCGGCGACTCCCATCCCGGCGGGTCGGTGCTCGTCGTGCGGTGGGCCGCCGTCGACGCCGACCCGGAACGGCTGCCCGAGCCGGTCGTGTTGTTCTCCCCCACCCCGTCGACGACCGTCGAGGACATCACGTGGGGCAGGGGCCGGATCCTGCTCACCGTTCTCGACGACACCGAGTCGCGGATCGACGCGTACGCGATCCCGCACGACGCCGAGGGCGAGTGGACCCCGTTGCCCGTGGACGGCCTGCCGGACCACGTCTCGGTCGACGTCCTGTCCTGCGACCGACTGTCCGGGATCGACGACCCGGCCTCCGCGGCGGGCGATCTCGCGGCCCCGGGTTCCGGGAGCGGGCGGCCCCACCCGGATGACGCGGTGCTCGCGGTCTCCGGGCCGGTCGTCCCCCCGTCGCTGGTCCTGCTCCGCGCGGACGGCAGCACCACCACCCTCGGCTCGACCCCGCACCGCTTCGACACCTCCGGGATCGAGGTGACCCGCCACACCGCGGTGAGCGACGACGGCACCGAGGTGCCGTACACCGTCATGCGCGGGCCGGGCCCCGACGGACCGAGGCCGACGATCCTCTACGGCTACGGCGGGTTCGAGGTGTCCATGCGGCCCGCCTACGCCGCCCTGCGCGGCGCGCTCTGGCTCGAGGAGGGCGGGGTGTACGTCGTGGCCGGGATCCGCGGGGGCGGCGAGTACGGTCCGTCGTGGCACCGGGCAGCGGTGCGGGAGAACCGACCCCGGGCGTTCGAGGACTTCGCGTCCGTGGCCCGCGCCCTCGTCGAGACGGGCGTGACGACCCGCGACCAGCTCGGAGCGACCGGCGGGTCCAACGGCGGCCTGCTCATGGGGGTCATGCTCACCCGCTACCCGGAGCTCTTCGGGGCCCTCGCGATCGCCGTGCCCCTGCTGGACATGAAGCGCTACCACCTGCTGCTCGCCGGCGCGTCGTGGATGGCCGAGTACGGGGACCCGGACTCCGCCGACTGGGACGACTTCCTGGGGGCGTACTCGCCGTACCAGCAGATCCGGCCCGCCTCCGAGGTCCGCTACCCTCCGGTGCTCATGACCACCTCGACCCGGGACGACCGCGTCCACCCGGGCCACGCCCGCAAGATGACGGCCGCGCTCGAGGCCGCGGGACACGACGTCCGGTACTACGAGAACATCGAGGGCGGGCACGCCGGCGCCGCGGACAACTCGCAGGAGGCGCGGAAGGCGGTCCTCACGTACGAGTTCTTCAGGCGTCGGCTTCCTCGTCGTCGTCCCGACCTGGGGTGA
- a CDS encoding alpha/beta fold hydrolase: MTKIEYPQRVELQHSDGSTSPLLIVEADQQDGRRPAILLLPGIAVGARYYLPVARALAAEGVDVAITELRGQGESTYRIGRRSGPAGYHESAGEDVPLALDAMEQRLGCRSVVLLGHSMGAQIGVYHLARHDPRVIGLIAVAAQSPFHRGFPGSLGTKLRAASIILPTLGRLSGHVPGQFFGAEGRIPASRVRDWSRLAGSGDMQPARADIDYRAGLARVTVPALAVVIADDQLAPAGAARNLLAMLPSAPTTLELEPEALGHNAWARRPAEVVARVLAWIDRELGAVTPGRDDDEEADA; encoded by the coding sequence ATGACCAAGATCGAGTACCCGCAGCGGGTCGAGTTGCAGCACTCGGACGGCAGCACCAGCCCGCTGCTGATCGTGGAAGCCGATCAGCAGGATGGGAGACGGCCGGCGATCCTGCTGCTGCCGGGCATCGCCGTCGGCGCCCGCTACTACCTCCCCGTCGCCCGCGCGCTGGCGGCCGAGGGCGTGGATGTCGCAATCACCGAGCTGCGCGGCCAGGGGGAGAGCACCTACCGCATCGGACGGCGCAGCGGACCCGCCGGATATCACGAGAGTGCCGGGGAGGACGTGCCGCTCGCGCTGGACGCGATGGAGCAGCGTCTGGGCTGCCGGTCCGTCGTACTGCTCGGCCACAGCATGGGGGCGCAGATCGGCGTCTACCACCTGGCCCGGCACGACCCGCGGGTGATCGGCCTGATCGCGGTCGCAGCCCAGTCCCCGTTCCACCGGGGGTTCCCCGGGTCGCTGGGGACGAAGCTGCGTGCCGCCTCGATCATCCTGCCGACGCTGGGCCGGCTGTCCGGGCACGTGCCGGGCCAGTTCTTCGGCGCCGAGGGCAGGATCCCGGCGAGCCGCGTCCGCGACTGGTCGCGGCTCGCCGGAAGCGGCGACATGCAGCCGGCCCGCGCCGACATCGACTACCGCGCGGGTCTGGCCCGCGTCACCGTCCCCGCGCTGGCCGTGGTCATCGCCGACGACCAGCTCGCTCCCGCCGGCGCCGCACGGAACCTCCTGGCCATGCTCCCGTCGGCGCCCACCACGCTGGAGCTGGAGCCGGAGGCGCTGGGCCACAACGCGTGGGCGCGCCGTCCCGCGGAGGTGGTCGCCCGGGTGCTGGCGTGGATCGACAGGGAACTGGGCGCCGTCACCCCAGGTCGGGACGACGACGAGGAAGCCGACGCCTGA
- a CDS encoding alpha/beta hydrolase family protein, with protein sequence MRSVKRFGTKVAAAALAAAMVPVVATGTAQAQGGSIQYTKATAQNKVVETRLPDGRMIVSVWSDKMAIEVPNIVQPPRDGNAGAPVLYLINGAGGGEDSATWQAQSDVKKFMSDKDAWTVTPIGGAFSYYTDWQKHDPNVQTRYARETTRPMAFETYLAEELPNLFENRYGGNYQGRKRGLAAISMTATSVLTIAQKHPGKFQAIGSYSGCAETSTPIGYQFINIVTGMRGGANLDNMWGPFPGAGWTDNDPVWGAWRFKDQIAKNQLPAMFISTGNGLPGPHESLENWRLRNSIPALANQAIVGGIIEAATQYCTANLARRFGELGIPAHFDFAPNGTHSWGYWEDDLKQSWPMMAQAMGARYGAI encoded by the coding sequence ATGCGTTCAGTGAAGCGGTTCGGCACGAAGGTCGCGGCAGCGGCCCTCGCTGCGGCCATGGTCCCCGTCGTCGCCACGGGCACGGCCCAGGCCCAGGGCGGGAGCATCCAGTACACCAAGGCCACGGCCCAGAACAAGGTCGTCGAGACCAGGCTGCCGGACGGCCGCATGATCGTCTCGGTGTGGTCGGACAAGATGGCGATCGAGGTCCCCAACATCGTCCAGCCCCCGCGGGACGGTAACGCCGGAGCGCCGGTGCTGTACCTGATCAACGGCGCCGGTGGCGGCGAGGACTCGGCCACCTGGCAGGCGCAGTCCGACGTCAAGAAGTTCATGTCGGACAAGGACGCCTGGACCGTCACCCCGATCGGCGGCGCCTTCTCGTACTACACCGACTGGCAGAAGCACGACCCCAACGTGCAGACCCGTTACGCTCGCGAGACCACTCGCCCGATGGCGTTCGAGACCTACCTCGCCGAGGAGCTCCCGAACCTCTTCGAGAACAGGTACGGCGGCAACTACCAGGGCCGTAAGCGTGGACTCGCCGCGATCTCCATGACCGCCACCTCGGTCCTGACGATCGCCCAGAAGCACCCGGGCAAGTTCCAGGCCATCGGCTCCTACTCCGGCTGTGCCGAGACGTCCACGCCGATCGGGTACCAGTTCATCAACATCGTCACCGGCATGCGTGGCGGCGCGAACCTCGACAACATGTGGGGTCCCTTCCCCGGTGCGGGCTGGACCGACAACGACCCGGTGTGGGGCGCGTGGCGCTTCAAGGACCAGATCGCGAAGAACCAGCTGCCCGCCATGTTCATCTCCACCGGCAACGGACTGCCCGGGCCGCACGAGTCGCTCGAGAACTGGCGTCTGCGCAACAGCATCCCGGCGCTGGCCAACCAGGCGATCGTCGGAGGCATCATCGAGGCGGCCACCCAGTACTGCACGGCCAACCTCGCCCGCCGCTTCGGCGAGCTCGGAATCCCGGCCCACTTCGACTTCGCGCCCAACGGCACGCACTCGTGGGGTTACTGGGAGGACGACCTCAAGCAGTCGTGGCCGATGATGGCCCAGGCGATGGGCGCGCGCTACGGCGCGATCTGA
- the groL gene encoding chaperonin GroEL (60 kDa chaperone family; promotes refolding of misfolded polypeptides especially under stressful conditions; forms two stacked rings of heptamers to form a barrel-shaped 14mer; ends can be capped by GroES; misfolded proteins enter the barrel where they are refolded when GroES binds), with protein MAKMIAFDEEARRGLESGLNQLADAVKVTLGPKGRNVVLEKKWGAPTITNDGVSIAKEIELEEPYEKIGAELVKEVAKKTDDVAGDGTTTATVLAQALVREGLRNVAAGANPMGIKRGIEKAVEAVTKHLIDSATEIETKEQIAATAGISAGDPAIGELIAQAMDKVGKEGVITVEESQTFGLDLELTEGMRFDKGYISQYFMTDPERQEAVMEDPYVLLVSGKVSTVKDLLPLLEKVIGENKSLLIIAEDVEGEALSTLVVNKIRGTFKSVAVKAPGFGDRRKAMLQDIAILTGGQVISEEVGLSLETADISMLGKARKVVVTKDETTIVEGAGDQGQIEGRVNQIRAEIENSDSDYDREKLQERLAKLAGGVAVIKAGAATEVELKERKHRIEDAVRNAKAAVEEGIVAGGGVALVKSEVAIEGLSLEGEEATGANIVKFALSAPLKQIAFNAGLEPGVVAEKVRNLPGAQGLNAATGEYQDLLEAGINDPVKVTRSALQNAASIAALFLTTEAVVADKPEPAAPAMPGGDEMGGMGF; from the coding sequence ATGGCAAAGATGATCGCGTTCGACGAAGAGGCCCGGCGCGGCCTGGAGAGCGGTCTCAACCAGCTCGCCGACGCCGTCAAGGTCACCCTCGGCCCCAAGGGCCGCAACGTCGTGCTGGAGAAGAAGTGGGGCGCCCCCACGATCACCAACGACGGCGTCTCCATCGCCAAGGAGATCGAGCTCGAGGAGCCGTACGAGAAGATCGGCGCCGAGCTGGTCAAGGAGGTCGCCAAGAAGACCGACGACGTCGCCGGCGACGGAACCACCACCGCCACCGTTCTCGCCCAGGCGCTCGTCCGCGAGGGCCTGCGCAACGTCGCCGCGGGTGCCAACCCGATGGGCATCAAGCGCGGCATCGAGAAGGCCGTCGAGGCCGTCACCAAGCACCTGATCGACTCCGCCACGGAGATCGAGACCAAGGAGCAGATCGCTGCGACCGCGGGCATCTCCGCCGGCGACCCGGCCATCGGCGAGCTCATCGCCCAGGCCATGGACAAGGTCGGCAAGGAGGGTGTGATCACGGTCGAGGAGTCCCAGACGTTCGGTCTGGACCTCGAGCTCACCGAGGGCATGCGCTTCGACAAGGGCTACATCTCGCAGTACTTCATGACGGATCCGGAGCGCCAGGAGGCGGTCATGGAGGATCCGTACGTCCTGCTGGTCTCGGGCAAGGTCTCCACCGTCAAGGACCTGCTCCCGCTGCTGGAGAAGGTCATCGGCGAGAACAAGTCGCTGCTGATCATCGCCGAGGACGTCGAGGGCGAGGCCCTGTCGACCCTGGTCGTCAACAAGATCCGCGGCACCTTCAAGTCCGTCGCCGTCAAGGCCCCGGGCTTCGGTGACCGCCGCAAGGCCATGCTGCAGGACATCGCCATCCTCACCGGTGGCCAGGTCATCTCCGAGGAGGTCGGCCTCTCCCTCGAGACCGCCGACATCTCCATGCTCGGTAAGGCCCGCAAGGTCGTCGTGACCAAGGACGAGACCACCATCGTCGAGGGCGCCGGGGACCAGGGTCAGATCGAGGGCCGGGTCAACCAGATCCGCGCCGAGATCGAGAACTCCGACTCCGACTACGACCGCGAGAAGCTCCAGGAGCGCCTCGCCAAGCTCGCCGGCGGCGTCGCCGTCATCAAGGCCGGCGCTGCCACCGAGGTGGAGCTCAAGGAGCGCAAGCACCGCATCGAGGACGCCGTGCGCAACGCCAAGGCGGCCGTCGAGGAGGGCATCGTCGCCGGCGGCGGCGTCGCCCTGGTGAAGTCCGAGGTCGCCATCGAGGGCCTGTCCCTCGAGGGTGAGGAGGCCACCGGCGCGAACATCGTCAAGTTCGCGCTCAGCGCCCCGCTCAAGCAGATCGCCTTCAACGCCGGGCTCGAGCCGGGCGTCGTGGCCGAGAAGGTCCGGAACCTGCCGGGTGCCCAGGGCCTGAACGCCGCCACGGGCGAGTACCAGGACCTCCTCGAGGCCGGTATCAACGACCCGGTCAAGGTGACCCGTTCGGCGCTGCAGAACGCCGCGTCGATCGCCGCGCTGTTCCTCACCACCGAGGCCGTCGTGGCCGACAAGCCCGAGCCCGCCGCGCCCGCCATGCCGGGTGGCGACGAGATGGGCGGCATGGGCTTCTGA
- a CDS encoding SRPBCC family protein: MPTEAATEGAIESSIEIDAPPARVWEVISEVRNATQWSSQAWKILALGGRTTKGTWALNLNKRGPLLWPTTSRVVEFEPGRRFANRITENTTVWVFELEPTPSGGTLLTERREVPDGLTFISRFLTDKLFGGQRSFTSEMDRGVSASLQRIKALAERG, encoded by the coding sequence ATGCCCACCGAAGCCGCCACCGAAGGCGCCATCGAGAGTTCCATCGAGATCGACGCCCCACCGGCCCGGGTCTGGGAGGTCATCTCCGAGGTCCGCAACGCCACCCAGTGGAGCAGCCAGGCCTGGAAGATCCTCGCCCTCGGCGGCCGCACCACCAAGGGGACATGGGCACTGAACCTCAACAAGCGGGGGCCGCTCCTCTGGCCCACGACCAGTCGTGTGGTGGAGTTCGAGCCCGGTCGACGTTTCGCGAACCGCATCACGGAGAACACCACGGTATGGGTGTTCGAACTCGAGCCCACCCCGTCCGGCGGCACCCTCCTCACCGAGCGCCGCGAGGTCCCGGACGGGCTCACCTTCATCTCCCGGTTCCTCACCGACAAGCTCTTCGGTGGCCAGCGGTCGTTCACCAGCGAGATGGACCGGGGCGTGTCCGCCTCCCTGCAGCGCATCAAGGCCCTCGCCGAGCGGGGCTGA
- a CDS encoding M20/M25/M40 family metallo-hydrolase has product MAVSPAFADAHPDLAPLAAAVAAQLDRARSDLADLVTLPSVHGAEPEACAQACELVRALLADLPIPGLGPESVEVIETSDGSRAVFAHRPAAPGRPTVLLYSHYDVQPSGDPGEWTSSPWELTDRDGRWYGRGAADCKGNLVVHLAALRALAAMGDDDEGGAPGPDPLDGLGIRLVVEGSEETGGGGLDDLVADRPDLVAADAILIADSGNVSVGTPTLTTSLRGIANVVVVVDTMEAGVHSGQFGGAAPDALAALISILSSMRDPHSGATTVDGLDFSGEWDGQAYPEETFRGDAGVLEGVGVSTAAPLADLVWSRPAVTVLGIDCPPVEGAIAAVQPRARALVNLRVPPGMEPEDAQQLLVEHIERRRPWNARVTVEKETVGHPFRSVPAGGSDPVHDLLSQCLAQAYGADEVAVVGSGGSIPLCTALQRAHPDASIALFGVEDPAAAIHSPDESVDPREIERIALAEAAFLQRYR; this is encoded by the coding sequence ATGGCCGTCTCCCCCGCGTTCGCCGATGCCCACCCCGACCTCGCCCCGCTCGCCGCCGCGGTCGCCGCCCAGCTCGACCGGGCCCGCTCCGACCTGGCCGACCTCGTGACCCTGCCGTCGGTGCACGGTGCCGAGCCGGAGGCCTGCGCACAGGCCTGTGAGCTGGTCCGCGCGCTGCTCGCGGACCTACCGATCCCCGGCCTCGGACCCGAGTCCGTCGAGGTGATCGAGACATCCGACGGGTCGCGCGCGGTGTTCGCCCACCGCCCGGCCGCGCCCGGCCGACCGACGGTGCTGCTGTACAGCCATTACGACGTCCAGCCGTCGGGGGACCCCGGCGAGTGGACGTCCTCCCCCTGGGAGCTGACCGACCGCGACGGCCGGTGGTACGGCCGGGGGGCCGCGGACTGCAAGGGCAACCTCGTCGTCCACCTCGCCGCTCTGCGCGCCCTCGCCGCGATGGGTGACGACGACGAGGGCGGCGCCCCCGGGCCGGACCCGCTGGACGGCCTGGGGATCCGACTCGTCGTGGAGGGCTCCGAGGAGACCGGCGGAGGGGGGTTGGACGATCTCGTGGCCGATCGGCCCGACCTGGTGGCGGCGGACGCGATCCTCATCGCCGATTCCGGGAACGTCTCGGTCGGCACCCCCACGCTCACGACCAGCCTCCGGGGGATCGCGAACGTCGTCGTCGTCGTCGACACCATGGAGGCCGGGGTCCACTCCGGACAGTTCGGGGGCGCGGCGCCGGATGCGCTGGCCGCCCTCATCTCGATCCTGTCCTCGATGCGCGACCCCCACTCCGGCGCCACGACCGTCGACGGCCTGGACTTCTCCGGCGAGTGGGACGGGCAGGCCTATCCCGAGGAGACCTTCCGCGGCGACGCCGGGGTCCTCGAGGGGGTCGGGGTCTCGACGGCGGCACCGCTCGCGGACCTGGTGTGGTCCCGCCCCGCGGTGACCGTGCTGGGCATCGACTGCCCTCCGGTCGAGGGCGCGATCGCCGCGGTCCAGCCGCGGGCCCGCGCCCTGGTCAACCTGCGGGTGCCGCCGGGGATGGAACCGGAGGACGCGCAGCAGTTGCTGGTCGAGCACATCGAGCGGAGGCGCCCGTGGAACGCCCGGGTGACCGTCGAGAAGGAGACCGTCGGCCACCCGTTCCGCTCGGTCCCGGCCGGCGGCTCGGACCCGGTGCACGACCTGCTCTCGCAGTGCCTGGCGCAGGCCTACGGCGCGGATGAGGTCGCCGTGGTGGGCTCCGGCGGATCGATCCCGCTGTGCACAGCGCTGCAGCGGGCGCATCCCGACGCGAGCATCGCATTGTTCGGCGTCGAGGACCCCGCGGCCGCGATCCACTCCCCCGACGAGAGCGTCGATCCGCGGGAGATCGAGCGCATCGCACTGGCGGAGGCGGCGTTCCTGCAGCGCTACCGCTGA